A genome region from Scyliorhinus torazame isolate Kashiwa2021f chromosome 11, sScyTor2.1, whole genome shotgun sequence includes the following:
- the pex2 gene encoding peroxisome biogenesis factor 2 yields MDSKEDSLNSLTPVLRISQLDAFELDGALEQLVWSQFAQCFQCFKPGLLTHFEPELKAFLQILLWRFTVYSKNATVGQTLLNIKYKNDLSRGPKYQPMSKHQKLWYALCTIGGKWLQERAHNLFNNRPPESSIHKMKYFITFTIGLLKVAGLLNFLIFLQKGRFATFPERLLGIRAVFSRPQGFRQVGFEYMNRELLWHGFAEFLIFLLPLINARKLKTVVSSWFLPVGHHRDNDGTLAIHCKECALCGDWPTMPHTIGCKHVFCYYCIKSNYLSDAYFTCPKCNSEVQNLVPLIPEVFKSV; encoded by the coding sequence ATGGATTCCAAAGAGGACAGCTTAAATTCTCTGACTCCAGTACTGAGGATAAGCCAACTGGATGCTTTTGAACTGGACGGAGCCTTAGAACAACTCGTGTGGTCCCAGTTTGCCCAGTGTTTTCAATGTTTCAAACCGGGTTTGTTAACACACTTTGAACCAGAACTGAAAGCTTTTCTACAAATTTTGTTGTGGAGATTTACGGTCTATTCTAAAAATGCAACAGTTGGTCAGACACTTCTGAACATCAAATATAAAAATGACTTATCTCGGGGACCAAAGTACCAGCCAATGAGTAAACATCAAAAATTATGGTATGCGTTATGCACTATTGGGGGCAAATGGTTGCAAGAGAGAGCCCACAATTTATTCAATAATCGCCCTCCAGAGTCAAGCATTCATAAGATGAAATATTTCATTACTTTTACAATTGGACTTTTGAAGGTGGCTGGACTATTGAATTTTCTCATCTTTCTTCAGAAGGGTAGATTTGCCACATTTCCAGAACGACTcctgggaatcagagcagttttctCCAGACCTCAGGGTTTTCGTCAAGTTGGCTTTGAATACATGAATCGTGAACTTTTGTGGCACGGCTTTGCTGAATTCCTAATCTTTCTTCTGCCACTGATCAATGCAAGAAAACTGAAAACTGTTGTCTCATCCTGGTTCCTTCCAGTAGGTCATCACCGTGATAATGATGGCACACTAGCTATCCACTGTAAAGAATGTGCCCTTTGTGGTGATTGGCCAACAATGCCTCATACAATTGGTTGTAAGCATGTTTTTTGTTATTATTGCATTAAAAGTAATTACCTATCTGATGCATACTTCACTTGCCCAAAATGCAACAGTGAAGTCCAAAATTTAGTACCTTTAATACCTGAAGTTTTCAAGTCAGTCTGA